The proteins below are encoded in one region of Hordeum vulgare subsp. vulgare chromosome 3H, MorexV3_pseudomolecules_assembly, whole genome shotgun sequence:
- the LOC123439810 gene encoding probable protein S-acyltransferase 1, with translation MEEEPNRRRLYQVWRGSNKFVCGGRLIFGPDAGSLFLSTLLIAGPLVGLCCQCISKMNSSTSDQKNVLGLPVLVVTVVLGLADLAFLFLTSSRDPGIVPRNARPPECGDDQQVVDMTTPSTEWVNAASPHLRLPRSKDVVVNGCVVKVKYCDTCLLYRPPRTSHCSICNNCVQKFDHHCPWVGQCIGLRNYRFFFLFISTSTLLCFYVFALSWLNIAAEREEYSGSLLKSMGGEVLSVVLIVYTFVSVWFVGGLTVFHLYLMSTNQTTYENFRYRYDKKENPYNRGALANIAEVFFTRMPPSLNRFRSWVSEDDDPYGGGGVLSPMSGGLDLEMGRKGVHYSPGGIPAILQGMDYSEMEKMDGVGVHVKDRQAAPEAPDLFVISPARQHAMGCGEGGGEGDRSPAIVHDQEAERTPVSPNGNSER, from the exons ATGGAAGAAGAGCCAAACCGGAGGAGGCTGTATCAAGTTTGGAGAGGAAGCAAT AAATTTGTCTGCGGCGGGCGCCTGATCTTCGGTCCCGACGCGGGTTCCCTCTTCCTGTCCACACTTCTAATCGCAGGCCCCTTGGTCGGCCTATGCTGCCAGTGCATCTCAAAGATGAACTCCAGCACTTCGGATCAGAAGAATGTCCTTGGCTTGCCGGTCCTCGTTGTCACAGTCGTTCTCGGTCTAGCG GATTTGGCATTCCTGTTCCTGACGTCGAGCAGGGACCCCGGTATCGTGCCGAGGAACGCGCGCCCTCCCGAATGCGGCGACGATCAACAGGTGGTGGACATGACCACGCCGTCGACGGAGTGGGTGAACGCGGCGAGCCCCCACCTCCGTCTGCCCCGCTCCAAGGACGTGGTCGTCAACGGATGCGTGGTCAAGGTGAAGTACTGCGACACGTGCCTGCTGTACCGCCCGCCCCGCACGTCCCACTGCTCCATCTGCAACAACTGCGTCCAGAAGTTCGACCACCACTGTCCCTGGGTCGGCCAGTGCATCGGCCTG CGGAACTaccgcttcttcttcctcttcatctccACCTCCACGCTCCTCTGCTTTTACGTCTTCGCCCTGTCGTGGCTCAACATCGCCGCCGAGAGGGAGGAGTACAGCGGCTCACTGCTGAAATCCATGGGCGGCGAGGTGCTGTCCGTCGTGCTGATCGTCTACACATTCGTGTCGGTGTGGTTCGTCGGCGGGCTCACCGTGTTCCACCTCTACCTCATGAGCACCAACCAGACCACGTACGAGAACTTCAGGTACAGGTACGACAAAAAGGAGAACCCCTACAACAGGGGCGCGCTCGCCAACATCGCCGAGGTCTTCTTTACGCGGATGCCGCCCTCGCTCAACCGTTTCCGGTCGTGGGTGTCGGAGGACGACGACCcgtacggcggcggcggcgtgctcTCTCCGATGAGCGGCGGGCTCGATCTGGAAATGGGGCGCAAGGGCGTACACTACAGCCCCGGCGGCATCCCGGCTATCCTTCAGGGGATGGATTACAGCGAGATGGAGAAGATGGATGGTGTGGGCGTGCACGTAAAGGACCGGCAAGCGGCGCCCGAAGCACCGGACCTGTTCGTGATCTCCCCGGCCCGGCAGCACGCCATGGGctgtggagaaggaggaggggaaggggaccgTAGTCCCGCAATTGTACACGACCAAGAAGCTGAGAGGACACCTGTGAGCCCGAATGGAAATTCTGAACGGTGA